In Pseudomonas sp. Leaf58, one DNA window encodes the following:
- the hemC gene encoding hydroxymethylbilane synthase, whose translation MSTREIRIATRKSALALWQAEYVKARLEQAHPGLLVTLVPMVSRGDKLLDAPLAKIGGKGLFVKELETALLDNEADIAVHSMKDVPMDFPEGLGLYCICEREDPRDAFVSNRFASLDALPAGSIVGTSSLRRQAQLLARRPDLQIRFLRGNVNTRLAKLDAGEYDAIILAAAGLIRLGFEDRITATISVEDSLPAGGQGAVGIECRSADREIHALLTPLHHADTADRVVAERALNKRLNGGCQVPIACYAVLEGDQLWLRGLVGQPSGASLLVADARAPRVAAETLGVQVAEDLLGQGAEAILKEVYGEAGHP comes from the coding sequence ATGTCCACTCGCGAAATCCGCATTGCCACTCGTAAAAGTGCCTTGGCCCTGTGGCAGGCCGAATACGTCAAAGCCCGCCTCGAGCAGGCCCACCCTGGTCTGTTGGTGACCCTGGTGCCCATGGTCAGCCGCGGTGACAAATTGCTCGACGCGCCGCTGGCAAAAATCGGCGGCAAGGGCCTGTTCGTCAAAGAACTGGAAACTGCCCTGCTGGACAATGAAGCCGACATCGCCGTGCATTCGATGAAGGACGTGCCCATGGACTTCCCCGAAGGCCTGGGCTTGTATTGTATCTGCGAGCGCGAAGACCCGCGCGATGCCTTCGTCTCCAACCGCTTCGCCAGCCTCGACGCGCTGCCTGCCGGTAGTATCGTCGGCACCTCCAGCCTGCGCCGCCAGGCCCAACTGCTGGCGCGTCGCCCTGACCTGCAAATCCGCTTCCTGCGCGGTAACGTCAATACCCGCCTGGCCAAACTGGATGCTGGCGAGTACGACGCCATCATCCTCGCCGCCGCCGGCCTGATCCGCCTCGGCTTTGAAGACCGCATCACCGCCACCATCAGCGTCGAGGACAGCCTGCCGGCTGGCGGGCAGGGCGCAGTGGGCATCGAATGCCGCAGCGCCGACCGCGAAATTCACGCGCTGCTGACACCGCTGCACCATGCTGACACCGCCGACCGGGTGGTGGCTGAGCGTGCCCTGAACAAACGCCTGAATGGCGGCTGCCAAGTGCCGATTGCCTGCTACGCGGTACTCGAAGGTGACCAGCTGTGGCTACGCGGCCTGGTTGGCCAACCCAGCGGCGCTAGCCTACTGGTGGCAGACGCCCGTGCACCCCGCGTGGCTGCCGAAACCCTAGGCGTGCAGGTGGCCGAGGACCTGCTGGGCCAGGGCGCCGAGGCCATCCTCAAGGAAGTTTACGGCGAGGCCGGCCACCCGTGA
- a CDS encoding uroporphyrinogen-III synthase, translated as MSPWRLLLTRPAEDCAALAQSLAAAGVGSSCLPLLAIEPVAVDNQQRLLLEGLPGFQAIIVVSKPAARLLLDQLAQAGLQPPRQNWFTVGEATAAVLQEAGLMVSVPRRGDDSEALLALPALHQAVAAPASRILIVRGVGGRELLAERLAQQGASVDYLELYRRCLPAYPAGTLMRRIEAERLNGLVVSSGQGFEHLQQVAGADWPQLACLPLFVPSPRVAEQARAAGAQQVVDCRGASATALLAAVQRSAAPAL; from the coding sequence GTGAGCCCATGGCGCCTGTTGCTGACCCGGCCTGCCGAGGACTGTGCGGCACTGGCGCAAAGCCTGGCGGCAGCTGGGGTGGGCAGTAGCTGCCTGCCGCTGCTGGCGATTGAACCCGTCGCTGTGGATAACCAGCAACGCTTGTTGCTGGAGGGCTTGCCGGGCTTCCAGGCGATCATTGTGGTCAGCAAACCAGCCGCGAGGTTGCTGCTCGATCAACTGGCCCAGGCCGGCTTGCAGCCGCCACGGCAAAACTGGTTCACCGTAGGCGAGGCGACCGCTGCAGTACTGCAGGAGGCGGGCCTGATGGTCAGTGTTCCGCGGCGTGGTGATGACAGCGAAGCCTTGCTGGCGCTACCGGCCCTGCACCAGGCTGTTGCCGCGCCAGCTTCGCGCATCTTGATCGTTCGTGGCGTTGGAGGTCGCGAACTGCTGGCAGAGCGTCTTGCACAGCAAGGTGCTAGTGTCGATTATCTGGAACTGTATCGTCGCTGCCTGCCGGCTTACCCGGCGGGCACTCTGATGCGCCGCATCGAAGCGGAACGCCTCAATGGCCTGGTGGTCAGCAGTGGGCAGGGTTTTGAACACTTGCAGCAGGTGGCCGGCGCCGATTGGCCGCAGCTGGCGTGCCTGCCGCTGTTCGTGCCCAGCCCGCGGGTGGCGGAACAGGCCAGGGCCGCCGGGGCCCAACAGGTTGTGGATTGCCGTGGCGCCAGTGCCACGGCCTTGCTGGCAGCCGTGCAGCGCAGCGCTGCACCTGCCCTTTAA
- a CDS encoding LytTR family DNA-binding domain-containing protein — translation MNVLIVDDEPQGRERLSRLLGELEGYTVLEPSATNGEEALALIESLKPDVVLLDIGMPGLDGLQVAARLCEREAPPAVVFCTGDDEYGAEAFKDSTLSHVTKPFQVHALRDALRKAEKPNRAQLAALTRPANEGGGPRSHISARTRKGIELIPLPQVIYFIADHKYVTLRHEAGEVLLDEPLKALEDEFGERFVRIHRNALVARERIERLQRTPLGHFQLFLKGLDGDALTVSRRHVAGVRKMMQTL, via the coding sequence ATGAATGTCCTGATCGTTGATGACGAACCCCAAGGCCGTGAACGCCTCAGCCGGCTGCTCGGCGAACTGGAGGGTTACACCGTGCTGGAGCCTAGCGCCACCAACGGCGAGGAGGCCCTGGCGCTGATCGAGAGCCTCAAGCCCGATGTGGTCCTGCTGGACATCGGCATGCCAGGCCTGGATGGCCTGCAGGTTGCCGCTCGCCTGTGCGAGCGCGAGGCGCCGCCGGCGGTGGTGTTTTGCACCGGCGACGATGAATACGGTGCCGAGGCTTTCAAGGACAGTACCCTCAGCCATGTGACCAAGCCTTTCCAGGTGCACGCGTTGCGCGACGCTTTGCGCAAGGCCGAAAAACCCAACCGCGCCCAATTGGCGGCGCTCACCCGGCCGGCCAATGAAGGTGGCGGCCCACGTAGCCACATCAGTGCTCGCACACGCAAAGGCATTGAGCTGATCCCTTTGCCCCAGGTGATCTATTTCATTGCCGACCATAAGTACGTGACCTTGCGCCACGAAGCTGGGGAAGTGCTGCTCGACGAGCCGCTCAAGGCCCTGGAAGACGAGTTTGGCGAACGCTTTGTGCGTATCCACCGTAATGCGTTGGTCGCCCGTGAGCGTATCGAACGACTACAGCGTACCCCACTGGGGCATTTTCAGTTGTTCCTGAAGGGCCTGGACGGCGATGCCCTGACCGTCAGCCGGCGCCATGTGGCCGGTGTACGCAAGATGATGCAAACCCTCTGA